The nucleotide sequence GAAGAAACTCTTCAGGGGTGAGTCCACCCAGCAATGTCATCGGTTTCATGGCAGTTTCACGGGCTTGCAGGCCCTTCTATGGTTTACAATACGTTCAAGCGGCTGTTCCGCACCATTCCTTGCAGGAGAATGGAAGACTCGCGCTCCCTGCCCTGTCAAGATTTTTCATTTCATCCCGGACAATTTCTGATGCAAATCGCCAAAGATACCGTCGTTACCCTCCACTACGAGATGTTCGACGCGGAGAATACTCTCCTCGACAAAACCGAAGAACCGATTGCCTACCTGCACGGTGGCTATGATGGCATCTTCCCGCTGGTGGAAGAGGCTCTGCACGGCAAGGCAGTTGGCGACTCCGTGGACGTCAAGCTGACCCCGGACGATGCCTTCGGCGACCCGGAAGAAGAGCTGGTCCGCGTCGAAGATCTGGACGTATTCCCGGCCGACGTTGAAGTTGGCATGATGTTCGAAGCCGACGATCCGGAAACCGGCGACGTGCTGCTGTTCCGTGTCACCGACATCGCTGACGGCAAGGCCATTGTTGATGCCAACCACCCGCTGGCTGGCCAGACCATCCGTTTTGTTGCCAAGGTAACCGAAGTACGCGCAGCCACCGCTGAAGAACTCAGCCACGGCCACGTACACGGTGCCCACGGCCACCACCACTAAGCCGTGACGACCGGCCTATGCCGGTCTGATCTGTGCTCGAAATAGGCGCAGTCTGAGTCCTCTTGCGGGACAAGGGCTACGCCTGTTTTCATTTCAGGCCTACGGCGACCATGGCAGCTTAAGCGGACATGTGTGCCCGGCACACCATCCCCGTCACTACACTCAGTCAAAGACCGCAACACACCCTGCTCTGCCCGCCTCACCATCAGCCTCCGGCATGATCAGCAGGCCAGACAATTCAGCGATCACCATCGGAATAATCCGCCAAGGATACGGCAGGTGCCAGCATGCCGTTGTAATCAAACCATCCCTTTGATGCAAGGCAAGCAAGTGCGATTGATTCGCCAGCGGGCAGCCGATCAGCCGCACGCGAGGGCAATGCAGCCTATAACAAGCAAGCCCCTGCTTATATGCCAGCCATCTGCCCTATGCTTACCCGGTCCAGCCCGGCAAGGTCGGGTAGCGTCGCCACATTCTGCAAGCCGGCAGACTGCAGCAACTGCCGCACGGCGTCTCCCTGATCGAAACCATGCTCCAGCATCAGCCAGCCTCCCGCCTTCAAACGCGCCGGTGCGCCCGCAATAATCTCGCGCAGGCAACTCAAACCGTCATCCTCGTCGGTCAGGGCCATGCGTGGCTCGAAGCGCACATCGCCTTCGGCCAGATGGTGGTCGTGCTGTTCGATATACGGCGGATTGGAAATAATCAGGTCAAAGCCAGCAGACTCGCCCAGCGGCTGATACCAGCTGCCCTGATGAAAACGGATGCTTGCTCCCAGCTGCTGCGCATTGCCCATGGCTACTTGCAAGGCAGCGGCCGACAGATCCACTGCCGACACCTGCCAGTTGGCCGCTTCCAGCGTCAGGGTAATGGCAATGGCACCGCTGCCACAGCCCAGATCAACCACTTGCGCCGGAGCCTGTCCCAGCCTCGCCAATGCAGCTTCGACCAGATGTTCGGTTTCCGGGCGCGGAATCAGCACCGCAGGGCTGACATTGAAATTGCGGCCATAGAATTCGCGCTCGCCCAGCAGATAAGCCATCGGCTCACCCTGTAGCCGGCGCAGGGCCAGTTGCTCGAACTGGCTGGCCTCCACCTCGCTCAGCGGCAGATCGGGATCGGCAATCAGCCGGGCATGGGTCAGGCCGGGACGCACATGCTGCAATAGCATGCGTGCTTCCAGCCGGGGCAAGGGATGACGCCGCAGCGCCTGTTGCAGTGTCAGCATGTCTAGAGCAGGAAAAGAGTGGCCAGGCCGAGAAAGATGAAGAAACCACCGGAGTCGGTACAAGCGGTGATCAGCACGCTGGAGCCCAGCGCCGGGTCGCGCCCCAGCTTTTGCATCAGCGAGGGAATCAGCACGCCCATGGTCGCTGCCAGCATCAGGTTGAGTGTCATGGCGGCCAGCATGACCAGTCCCAGCGATAGCCGTCCGTACAGGGCCCAGGCAACCAGGCCGATGGCACCACCCCATACCAGACCATTGATGATGCTGACCCCCAGCTCTTTGCGCCACAGCCGCCAAGCCTGACCGACCTGCATCTGCCCTATGGCCAGCGCTCGCACAATCATGGTGATGGTCTGATTGCCCGCGTTGCCGCCGATACCCGCCACAATCGGCATAAGCGCAGCCAGTGCCACCAACTGGTTGATGGAATGCTCGAAAGCACCAATCACCCGCGAGGCGACAAAAGCGGTACACAGATTGATGGCCAGCCATGCCCAGCGGTTCTTTACCGAATCAACCACCGGAGCGAACAGGTCTTCTTCTTCTTTCAAACCTGCCAGATTCAGCACTTCGCTGTCCGACTCCTCACGCATGACGTCGACCATCTCATCCACGGTGAGCCGGCCAATTAGCGCACCACGCTCGTCGACCACCGGTGCCGATACCAGATCGTAGCGCTCGAAAGCCAGCGCGGCATCGCGTGCCTCGTCTTCCGGCCGGAAGGACACGACCTCGGTCGCCATCACCTCGGACACCATTTGCTCCGGGTCCGCCACCAGCAGGCTACGCAAGGGCAGTACACCACACAGCACTTCTTCGGCATCCAATACGAAAATCTTGTCGGTCTGGTGTGGCAGCTCATCGAAGCGCCGCAAGTAGCGCAATACCACTTCGCAGCTGACATCGGCACGGATTTTCACCAGTTCGAAGTCCATCAGCGCACCGATAGAGCCTTCCGGGTAGGACAGCGCAGATTGCAATTGCTCGCGTTCGGCTTCGTCCAGTTCGCCCATCACTTCGTAGACAACCTGCCGTGGCAAGTCGCCAGCCAGTTCGGCCAGCTCGTCGGTATCCAATTGGCGCACAGCGGCAACCAGCTCGTCCGGCTCCATGGATTCGATCAGCGTTTCGCGCACCGCATCGGAAACTTCCAGCAGGATGTCGCCATCCTGCTGAGACTTGACGCGCTCCCACACCAGCAAGCGCTCGTCCAGCGGCAAAGCCTCCAGGATGTAGGCAATGTCCGCCGGGTGCAGGCTTTGCAGTCTTTGCTCCAGCTCTTGCAGGACATGGGGGGCCGGCAGGCGCTCATCGCGCTCGTGATGCAGCTCAATCAGCCTTTGCACCTCGGCAAGGCTTTCACTCAATCGTTCAGCAGTTTGTTTTTTTTCGACAACCGTCAAGCACAACTCCTTCCGCCGGGGCGACAGAAGCTGGACAGCACAGTCGGAACGGCGGGAATCAACTACGGGAAAGGGGGTAGCCAGCGGCTATGGGGTAACTGGGTAAGTCCATGTGCAATACCGCGCTTTACAGCGCGGCAGAACGGATAAACAAGGCGGGAATTGTAACACGAGCACTCCCCGGCCTTCCAGCCGGGGGATGTACGGTGCAATGGCTTAAGGCAGGTCGGCGTACTGCATGCGCCGCTGGATGATGCGGGTCTTGCGTGCCAGGCCGGGCGCACCACGATGCTCGTCGTAGTAGCGCGGATTAGGGACCATGGCCGCCAGCTTTGCGGCCTGGCCGGCAGACAGGCGCGCGGCACTGGTGTGGAAGTAATAACGGGCCGCTGCTTCGGCACCGAATACACCATTACCCCACTCGATCACATTCAGATAGATCTCGAAGATGCGCCGCTTGTCGAGCACGTTCTCCAGCATCACGGTGATCACGGCCTCTTCCAGCTTGCGCCACGGGGTTTTCTTGCTGGACAGGAACAGGTTCTTCGCCAATTGCTGGCTGATGGTGGAACCGCCCGCCACGATATGGCCCTGCTTCAGGTTTTTCTCGAAAGCCGCCTCGATGCCATCCCAGTCGAACCCTTCGTGATCGGCAAACTTGGCGTCCTCGGCAGCAATCAGCGCCCGTTTGAGATTGGCAGAAATCTGGCTGTAGGGCACCCACTTCTGCCGCAACTCGGCATTGGGGTCGTCTTCCTGCAGCTTGGCCAGTTGCTCGTTCATGAAGGCACTGGCTGCGGGATTATGGTTTCGCCAGTACACCACGTGCGCCAGAATCCACAGGTTGTACAACACAATGGCGGCCACCAGGACCGCCATGATTTTCAGAAAGAGACGCATCGGATCAGGCCAGCACTTCCCTCAGCATATTGGTGACCTTGCGGGTGTCCGGCTGCACACCGCGCCAGATATGGAAGGACTCGGCAGCCTGCTCTACCAGCATGCCCAGGCCATCGGCCAGCATGCCGGCGTTTTCGCTCTGGGCACGCTTGAGGAAGGGGGTCAGACCCTTGCTGTACACCATGTCGTATGCCAGGGTGCGGGCGGTAAAAATATTGGCCGGCAAGGGCGGAATCTCATTGTGCAGGCTGGTCGAGGTGCCATTGATGATGATGTCGAAGGTTTTGCCTTCCAGCGCCTCGTAGCCACTGGCCACCACCTCGCCCCAAGGGGAGAAATGATGGGCAATGGATTCGGCCTTGATCAGGGTACGATTGGCGATGGTCACCTTGGCCGGCTTCTGCTCCAGAATCGGTTCCAGCACACCGCGCACGGCACCGCCGGCACCCAGGATCAGGATGCTCTTGCCCGCCATGGGGAAATCCAGATTGTCCACGATGTCGCGCACCAGTCCAACGCCATCGGTATTGTCGCCAAACACCTTGCCATCACGGAAAGTCAGGGTATTCACCGCTTCGGCAGCGCGGGCGCGCTCGGTGACCTCCTGGGCAAAGCGGAAGGCATCCCCCTTGAACGGCAGGGTGACATTCAGCCCCAGGCCGCCGGCCCGGACAAATTCACTGACTACTTCGTTGAACTTGCCCAGCTCGGCAAACAGCTTTTCGTACTGGATGGACTCACCGGTGGCACTGGCGAATTCATTGTGGATAAACGGCGACTGGCTATGGGAAACGGGGTTACCGATGACGGCGTAACGGTTGATCATGATCAGCTTTCTTGGATTCCTGTGGTGCTTCCGCGTCGTGCGGTTCATCTGCTGAGGTAGCACTTTGCCGTGTAACGTCATAAACATCAACCGGTCAATACCCCTGTCCCAACAATAAGGTCGTGCTCAGCCCTGCACCCAGGGCAGGCCATGCGCCTTCCAGCCTGTCAGCAGGCCACGATGCTCATGCTCGTCCTTGTCACCCTCGAAACCCTCCAGCACGTTGTAAACCCGGGTATAACCAGCTGCACGGGCTTGCGTGGCGGCCTCGTGTGAGCGCACGCCGCTGCGGCACATCAGCAACAGCACAGCCTGCTTGTCGACTGCACCTTGCAGCTGCTCGACAAACTGCACATTGACTTGCATGCCGGGGAAGCTGCGCAGCTCGATACGCAAGGCACCGGGCACCACGCCGACAAACTGCCATTCGGCCGCACTGCGCACATCCACCAGTACCGCGCCGGGCAGATGCTGAGCCAGATAATGCGCTTCGGGTGGAGTGAGCGCGCCCTGATAGGGCAGTTGCTGGGCAGCTGCACGCTCGGCAGCCGTTTGCAGGATCAAATCGGTCTGGTCCATTGCTTTCCTCTCTTTGTAATAGGGGCATGCCACGATGCCGTCAGGGCATCTACCATCACCCGCCGGCGTTATGCACAGATATAGTGCACTCGCACCACGGAATGCATTATTTTGGTGCATTCATAAGCGCTAGCCGTGTACCAAGCCCTGTGACACAATGATTACATTAGTGTTCGTACCCTGGCACGCTTCATGCTTCCAGTGAGGCGTACCATCTTTATCAAGCAATATTGCTTTCGATGCACGTTGCCTTTAGGAGAACATTCATGGCGGTTGCAGACGTAGTCAAGCTGATTCAAGAAAACGACGTCAAGTTCGTAGACCTGCGCTTTACTGATACCCGTGGTAAAGAACAACACGTTACCATCCCGGCACACGTTCTGCTGGAAGATGCTGATGAATGGTTCGAGCACGGCCACGCCTTCGACGGCTCCTCCATCGCAGGCTGGAAAGGCATTCAGGCCTCCGACATGCTGCTGATGGCTGACCCGGCTACCGCCAAGATTGACCCCTTCTTCGACGAAGCGACCGTATTCATGTCGTGTGACGTGATCGACCCGGCCGACGGCAAGGGTTACGACCGCGATCCGCGCTCCATCGCCAAGCGCGCCGAAGCCTACCTGAAGGCATCCGGCATGGGCGACACCGCCTACTTTGGCCCGGAACCGGAATTCTTCGTCTTCGACAGCATCACCTGGGGCACCGACATGTCCGGCTGCTTCGTGAAGATCAAGTCCGAAGAAGCTGCCTGGGCCTCCGCTGAAGAATTCGAAGGTGGCAACACCGGTCACCGTCCGGGTGTCAAGGGTGGTTACTTCCCGGTTCCGCCGGTTGACTCCGCGCAAGACCTGCGTTCCGCCATGGTTCTGCTGCTGGAAGAACTGGGTGTGCCGGTTGAAGTGCATCACCACGAAGTGGCCACCGCCGGCCAGATGGAAATCGGTACCAAGTTCAGCACCCTGACCCAGCGTGCCGACTGGACCCAGATCCTGAAATACGTGGTACAGAACGTGGCACACAGCTACGGCAAGACCGCTACCTTCATGCCCAAGCCCATCGTTGGCGACAACGGTTCCGGCATGCACGTACACCAGTCCATCTGGAAAGACGGCAAGAACCTGTTTGCCGGTGACGGCTACGCTGGCCTGTCCGAAACCGCCCTGTACTATATCGGCGGTATCATCAAGCACGCCAAGGCACTGAACGCCATCACCAACCCGGGCACCAACTCCTACAAGCGTCTGGTACCGCATTACGAAGCCCCGGTAAAACTGGCTTACTCCGCCAAGAACCGTTCCGCTTCCATCCGTATCCCGCACGTAGCCAATCCGAAGGGCCGTCGTATCGAAGCCCGCTTCCCGGATCCGCTGGCTAACCCGTACCTGTGCTTCTCCGCTCTGCTGATGGCCGGTCTGGATGGTATCCAGAACAAGATCCACCCGGGCGATGCTGCTGACAAGAACCTGTACGACCTGCCGCCGGAAGAAGACAAGCTGATCCCGACCGTATGCGCCAGCCTGGACGAAGCCCTGGCCGCGCTGGACGCAGACCGCGACTTCCTGACCCGTGGCGGTGTGTTCTCCAACGAGTGGATCGACGCCTACATCGAACTGAAGATGCAGGAAGTGAACCTGACTCGCATGACGACCCACCCGGTCGAATTCGCGATGTACTACTCGCTGTAATGGCAAGCCGCCGCCGGAGCATTCCGGCGGCTATGGCAAAACCCGCATGGCTCATGGCCATGCGGGTTTTTTCATGTCATCCGGCCAAGCACAAGCCGAGCGAGGCCGACCGGCAGCCTTTCCTGATCATGTAGCACCAGACGGCAGAACAAGAAGGCAGGGGACCAACGCACCCTTG is from Aquitalea aquatilis and encodes:
- a CDS encoding FKBP-type peptidyl-prolyl cis-trans isomerase; translated protein: MQIAKDTVVTLHYEMFDAENTLLDKTEEPIAYLHGGYDGIFPLVEEALHGKAVGDSVDVKLTPDDAFGDPEEELVRVEDLDVFPADVEVGMMFEADDPETGDVLLFRVTDIADGKAIVDANHPLAGQTIRFVAKVTEVRAATAEELSHGHVHGAHGHHH
- the prmC gene encoding peptide chain release factor N(5)-glutamine methyltransferase; this encodes MLTLQQALRRHPLPRLEARMLLQHVRPGLTHARLIADPDLPLSEVEASQFEQLALRRLQGEPMAYLLGEREFYGRNFNVSPAVLIPRPETEHLVEAALARLGQAPAQVVDLGCGSGAIAITLTLEAANWQVSAVDLSAAALQVAMGNAQQLGASIRFHQGSWYQPLGESAGFDLIISNPPYIEQHDHHLAEGDVRFEPRMALTDEDDGLSCLREIIAGAPARLKAGGWLMLEHGFDQGDAVRQLLQSAGLQNVATLPDLAGLDRVSIGQMAGI
- the mgtE gene encoding magnesium transporter gives rise to the protein MTVVEKKQTAERLSESLAEVQRLIELHHERDERLPAPHVLQELEQRLQSLHPADIAYILEALPLDERLLVWERVKSQQDGDILLEVSDAVRETLIESMEPDELVAAVRQLDTDELAELAGDLPRQVVYEVMGELDEAEREQLQSALSYPEGSIGALMDFELVKIRADVSCEVVLRYLRRFDELPHQTDKIFVLDAEEVLCGVLPLRSLLVADPEQMVSEVMATEVVSFRPEDEARDAALAFERYDLVSAPVVDERGALIGRLTVDEMVDVMREESDSEVLNLAGLKEEEDLFAPVVDSVKNRWAWLAINLCTAFVASRVIGAFEHSINQLVALAALMPIVAGIGGNAGNQTITMIVRALAIGQMQVGQAWRLWRKELGVSIINGLVWGGAIGLVAWALYGRLSLGLVMLAAMTLNLMLAATMGVLIPSLMQKLGRDPALGSSVLITACTDSGGFFIFLGLATLFLL
- the mtgA gene encoding monofunctional biosynthetic peptidoglycan transglycosylase — protein: MRLFLKIMAVLVAAIVLYNLWILAHVVYWRNHNPAASAFMNEQLAKLQEDDPNAELRQKWVPYSQISANLKRALIAAEDAKFADHEGFDWDGIEAAFEKNLKQGHIVAGGSTISQQLAKNLFLSSKKTPWRKLEEAVITVMLENVLDKRRIFEIYLNVIEWGNGVFGAEAAARYYFHTSAARLSAGQAAKLAAMVPNPRYYDEHRGAPGLARKTRIIQRRMQYADLP
- the aroE gene encoding shikimate dehydrogenase — its product is MINRYAVIGNPVSHSQSPFIHNEFASATGESIQYEKLFAELGKFNEVVSEFVRAGGLGLNVTLPFKGDAFRFAQEVTERARAAEAVNTLTFRDGKVFGDNTDGVGLVRDIVDNLDFPMAGKSILILGAGGAVRGVLEPILEQKPAKVTIANRTLIKAESIAHHFSPWGEVVASGYEALEGKTFDIIINGTSTSLHNEIPPLPANIFTARTLAYDMVYSKGLTPFLKRAQSENAGMLADGLGMLVEQAAESFHIWRGVQPDTRKVTNMLREVLA
- a CDS encoding rhodanese-like domain-containing protein, which produces MDQTDLILQTAAERAAAQQLPYQGALTPPEAHYLAQHLPGAVLVDVRSAAEWQFVGVVPGALRIELRSFPGMQVNVQFVEQLQGAVDKQAVLLLMCRSGVRSHEAATQARAAGYTRVYNVLEGFEGDKDEHEHRGLLTGWKAHGLPWVQG
- the glnA gene encoding type I glutamate--ammonia ligase, yielding MAVADVVKLIQENDVKFVDLRFTDTRGKEQHVTIPAHVLLEDADEWFEHGHAFDGSSIAGWKGIQASDMLLMADPATAKIDPFFDEATVFMSCDVIDPADGKGYDRDPRSIAKRAEAYLKASGMGDTAYFGPEPEFFVFDSITWGTDMSGCFVKIKSEEAAWASAEEFEGGNTGHRPGVKGGYFPVPPVDSAQDLRSAMVLLLEELGVPVEVHHHEVATAGQMEIGTKFSTLTQRADWTQILKYVVQNVAHSYGKTATFMPKPIVGDNGSGMHVHQSIWKDGKNLFAGDGYAGLSETALYYIGGIIKHAKALNAITNPGTNSYKRLVPHYEAPVKLAYSAKNRSASIRIPHVANPKGRRIEARFPDPLANPYLCFSALLMAGLDGIQNKIHPGDAADKNLYDLPPEEDKLIPTVCASLDEALAALDADRDFLTRGGVFSNEWIDAYIELKMQEVNLTRMTTHPVEFAMYYSL